The segment GCATTCCTGATTACCAAATGTCAGCACTTCTCATGGCGATTTACTTTAAAGGCATGACCGCGGATGAGACGCTTTCACTGACAAAGGCCATGCTTCACTCGGGCGAGATTGTCGACTTCTCGGATATTCCGGGTTTTAAGGTTGATAAGCACTCTACCGGCGGGGTCGGCGACAAAACCAGTTTGATCTTAGGACCCGTTGTGGCCGCAGCAGGAATTGCTGTGCCCATGATTTCAGGCCGCGGCCTCGGTCATACCGGTGGAACGCTCGACAAACTTGAAAGCATTCCTGGTTTTAATACTCAGCTTGATTTGCAGACATTTAAAAAAATGATCGCGAAACATCAAATTTGTTTTATCGGTCAGACCAAAGAAATTTGTCCTGCCGATAAGAAAATCTATGCTCTTCGCGATGTGACGGCGACAATTGAAAGCTTGCCGCTGATTTGCGCAAGTATCATGTCAAAAAAGATCGCCGAAGGTATTGATGGCCTTGTTCTCGACGTCAAATACGGTTCGGGCGCGTTTATGAAGCGTCCGGAAGACGCTGAAGAGCTTGCAAAAAAACTTATGGGCATTGCTCAAGGTTACGGCAAAAAAGTTGTGGCAATGCTTACAAACATGGATCAGCCGCTCGGCCGTTTCGCCGGAAATTCTCTTGAGGTGGAAGAGTGCGTGGAGATCATGCAGGGCAAAGAACATCGCTTTTACCATGATACTCGGGAACTGAGCTTGTGGCTCTCGGCACATATGCTGCACATGTCTGGAAAAGTAAAAACCGCCGATGATGGTTACAAACTTGCGACTGAAATGCTCGTTTCCGGTAAAGCATATAAAAAATTTGAAGAACTGTGCTCGATCCACAGCGGGAACCTATCGGCATTGCCAAAACCAAAATACAAAATCACTATTCCCGCAGAGAAATCCGGTTTTGTGAGTGCATTTAACACAGAATCTATCGGTGTTGCGGGTATCTTGATTAAAGCCGGCCGTGCAGTGACAACAGAT is part of the Bdellovibrionales bacterium genome and harbors:
- a CDS encoding thymidine phosphorylase, which translates into the protein MSFLPAEIIKAKRNGGTLSPEQIEEFILGYARGRIPDYQMSALLMAIYFKGMTADETLSLTKAMLHSGEIVDFSDIPGFKVDKHSTGGVGDKTSLILGPVVAAAGIAVPMISGRGLGHTGGTLDKLESIPGFNTQLDLQTFKKMIAKHQICFIGQTKEICPADKKIYALRDVTATIESLPLICASIMSKKIAEGIDGLVLDVKYGSGAFMKRPEDAEELAKKLMGIAQGYGKKVVAMLTNMDQPLGRFAGNSLEVEECVEIMQGKEHRFYHDTRELSLWLSAHMLHMSGKVKTADDGYKLATEMLVSGKAYKKFEELCSIHSGNLSALPKPKYKITIPAEKSGFVSAFNTESIGVAGILIKAGRAVTTDVIAPTAGIEFHAKVSDSIQAGEPIYTLHGDDLQLLESAVPMLKSSVTISLQKPASPSLILKTLV